The Vicia villosa cultivar HV-30 ecotype Madison, WI linkage group LG1, Vvil1.0, whole genome shotgun sequence genome includes a region encoding these proteins:
- the LOC131634107 gene encoding probable inactive receptor kinase At2g26730: MASVIFIILHLFLQLSCFRVSNSEPTQDKQALLAFISQTPHSNRVQWNASDSVCNWVGVQCDASSSYVYSLRLPAVGLVGRVPSNTIGRLTNLRILSLRSNGLSGEIPSDFSNLTFLRSVYLQKNKFSGGFPSSLTRLTRLTRLDLSSNNFSGSIPFSINNLTHLSGLFLENNTFSGSLPSITANLNGFDVSNNNLNGSIPKTLSKFPESSFAGNINLCGPPLKSCSPFFPAPAPSPGLIPPVIKPGKKSKKLSTGAIVAIVVGSVLFVALLLLLLLCCLRKRRRQPAKPPKPVVAAARSAPAEAGTSSSKDDITGGSAEEARNKLVFFDGGIYSFDLEDLLRASAEVLGKGSVGTSYKAVLEEGTTVVVKRLKDVVVTKKEFEMQMEILGKIKHENVVPLRAFYFSKDEKLLVYDYMPAGSLSALLHGSRGSGRTPLDWDNRMRIALGASRGLACLHVSGKVVHGNIKSSNILLRGPDNDAGVSDFGLNPLFGNGSPSNRVAGYRAPETLETRKVTFKSDVYSFGVLLLELLTGKAPNQASLGEEGIDLPRWVQSVVREEWTAEVFDAELMRFHNIEEEMVQLLQIAMACVSVVPDQRPSMQDVVRMIEDMNRGETDEGLRQSSDDPSKGSEGHTPPQTRTPPRSRTP, encoded by the exons ATGGCTTcggttatttttattattcttcaTTTATTTCTGCAGCTGAGTTGTTTCCGAGTTAGTAACTCGGAGCCGACTCAGGACAAGCAAGCTCTCCTTGCTTTTATTTCACAAACACCACACTCTAACCGTGTTCAATGGAACGCTTCGGATTCCGTTTGTAACTGGGTCGGTGTTCAATGCGACGCTTCAAGTTCCTATGTTTATTCACTCCGTTTACCCGCCGTTGGTCTTGTGGGTCGGGTCCCGTCGAACACTATCGGAAGGCTAACGAATCTACGTATTCTCAGTCTCCGTTCTAATGGTCTTTCCGGCGAGATCCCTTCCGATTTCTCTAATTTGACTTTTCTTCGTAGTGTATATCTTCAAAAGAATAAATTCTCCGGTGGGTTTCCGTCTAGTTTAACTCGGTTAACTCGTTTGACTCGCTTGGATCTCTCTTCCAACAACTTTTCCGGCTCAATTCCTTTCTCCATCAACAACTTGACTCATCTCAGTGGTTTGTTCTTGGAGAATAACACGTTCTCCGGTAGTCTTCCGAGCATTACTGCGAATTTGAACGGCTTTGATGTTTCTAATAACAACCTCAACGGTTCTATCCCCAAGACGCTGTCGAAATTCCCGGAATCTTCTTTTGCCGGAAACATTAATCTCTGTGGTCCACCATTGAAGTCGTGTAGCCCGTTTTTTCCAGCGCCGGCGCCGTCACCGGGTTTAATTCCGCCGGTGATTAAACCGGGGAAGAAATCTAAGAAGCTTTCCACAGGCGCCATTGTTGCAATTGTAGTAGGTTCTGTTCTGTTCGTAGCGTTACTGCTTCTACTGTTACTATGCTGTCTCCGGAAACGTCGCCGGCAACCAGCGAAACCACCAAAGCCAGTTGTTGCCGCGGCTCGTTCCGCGCCTGCAGAAGCCGGAACATCGTCTTCCAAGGACGATATAACCGGTGGATCAGCAGAAGAAGCGAGGAACAAATTGGTGTTCTTTGACGGAGGAATATACAGTTTTGATTTGGAGGATTTGCTTAGGGCTTCTGCGGAGGTTTTGGGAAAGGGAAGCGTTGGGACTTCGTATAAAGCGGTGTTGGAAGAAGGAACTACGGTGGTTGTTAAGAGGTTGAAAGATGTTGTTGTTacaaagaaagagtttgagatgcaAATGGAGATTCTGGGTAAAATTAAGCATGAGAATGTGGTTCCTCTTAGAGCTTTTTACTTCTCCAAAGATGAGAAATTGCTTGTGTATGATTACATGCCCGCCGGTAGCTTATCTGCTCTACTTCACG GAAGCAGAGGATCTGGGCGAACACCGTTAGATTGGGACAACCGAATGAGAATAGCCCTTGGAGCATCAAGAGGACTAGCATGCCTCCACGTGTCAGGCAAAGTAGTCCACGGCAACATTAAATCTTCCAACATCCTCCTCCGAGGACCCGACAATGACGCAGGCGTTTCGGACTTTGGTCTCAACCCGTTATTCGGAAACGGATCTCCATCAAACCGGGTAGCTGGCTACCGCGCACCCGAAACCCTAGAAACCCGAAAAGTCACATTCAAATCCGACGTATACAGCTTCGGCGTTTTGCTGTTGGAGCTATTAACAGGAAAAGCACCCAATCAAGCTTCACTAGGTGAAGAAGGAATCGATCTACCGAGGTGGGTCCAATCCGTTGTTCGCGAAGAATGGACCGCAGAGGTTTTTGATGCTGAGTTGATGAGGTTTCATAATATTGAAGAAGAGATGGTTCAGTTGTTGCAGATAGCGATGGCTTGTGTTTCTGTGGTGCCTGATCAGAGACCAAGTATGCAAGACGTGGTGCGCATGATTGAGGATATGAATCGTGGGGAGACTGATGAGGGTCTTCGTCAGTCGTCGGATGATCCTTCGAAAGGATCCGAGGGTCATACTCCACCTCAGACAAGGACTCCACCTAGATCACGCACACCGTAG
- the LOC131613975 gene encoding uncharacterized protein LOC131613975: MLVFMQKYIDRIVNVVGDSNCRFWVVSALLGKGEDDHKLVRPELIEELMNHKDSYTRVFGDKAIFELIHRALVPWLGAYAPTSKWTRFPEMGHLIACAYDMGCPIPPTSPEWALHHTEAADTWRDRFVDMMHDFERLNNIEKESNAEKSRLEPPINLAGDSSFDVFI; the protein is encoded by the exons ATGCTGGTTTTTATGCAAAAATACATCGACCGGATCGTCAATGTGGTTGGGGACAGTAATTGCAGATTCTGGGTCGTATCGGCTTTGCTTGGTAAGGGAGAGGATGACCATAAGCTTGTCCGTCCTGAACTTATCGAAGAGTTGATGAACCATAAAGACTCGTACACGCGGGTATTTGGAGACAAAGCTATATTTGAATTGATTCACAGAGCTCTTGTTCCTTGGTTGGGCGCTTACGCACCGACTTCAAAATGGACGAGATTCCCGGAAAtgggacatcttattgcatgcgCATATGACATG GGATGCCCCATACCACCTACGTCACCAGAATGGGCACTTCATCATACCGAAGCTGCTGATACGTGGCGGGATCGTTTTGTGGATATGATGCACGATTTTGAAAGGTTGAACAACATCGAAAAGGAATCAAATGCCGAAAAGTCAAGATTAGAACCTCCAATAAATTTAGCCGGCGACAGTTCTTTTGATGTATTTAtctag